tacctgcgttaccgtttgacagatgtaccgccccagtcaatctccccgcctgacactgtcctcggaacaggtcgcgcaggcccaaccggcaccgccccgaagggagaccgggggcccatcgcttggcgctagaagcgtggacaactcaatggtccgcttcccgctccaccgagtaagtaaagaaacgatgagagtagtggtatttcactggcggccacgaggaccccgccgaaacgaggccgtatcccgtgacctcccactgatgctacacctctcatgtctcttcacagtcagactagagtcaagctcaacagggtcttctttccccgctgattttgccatgcccgttcccttggctgtggtttcgctagatagcaGATAGggacagaaagtgagagaggcataaaggagggacagtgggaatctcgttaatccattcatgcgcgtcactaattagatgacgaggcatttggcttttttttttcaatcttgtggtGGCTTGTCGGCTAGGACGTTAGGCCAGCCCTGATAACGGGATCCAGTGACTGGCAACGGGGCACAATCCAGCCGACAGGTACCACCACAAGAACTGAGTACTGGTTAAGGGCAGCACTACCCGATGCTGTTAACAGCTTTAGAGGAGGAGAGGTTTCGACGCCTGAGCGCTGGCTTCACCCGTCAAACGACTGTCGTCATACGGTGGTGCGCCCGAAAGCAGCGAAGCCCTCCCTGCAGACACCTGATAGTGATTATCTTGATGTCGTTCCTATTGAGACCGAGGTCGATTAACATTTTGAAACTTTCTTTCGCCCAAACCCCCCTGAAATTTAGAGTAATTGAAGAAACTATGGGGGGCTGCCCAGCCACAGTAGATGTCTGTTCTAGTAAGGAGGGATCATTGTACTTGAGGCATTTTGCAGCATGTGCGTCAGATAGTGGGACCCTGGTTCCAACGACTTGGGCGTCTAGTACGATAGATTGGTCCTCCCTTTTGAGGACCAGATCTGGTATGCTTACGCCCTGGCCTGTTTTATATCTAGGCTCCACCTTAACGCTCCAACCAGCCTCCCGCAATCTTTTGCCTGCATATGTTACTATGTTATCGTGTCTTGTTATGCGTGTATGATGTGTCCTATGGCAGCCCTGAAGGATGTGGCCCAGGCTCTCGGACGAGTTACATCCGGCCCGGCATTGTTTGTCCACATCGCGTCCTAGTTTTGTTTGGGTTAGGTTAGCAAGCGAGTTTGACCGAAGTTTTAACAGGTCAATGAACTCTTTACCCCTCAAAAAGGTGGTGCCCTCTCTGATCCAATCACAAGACCCTGGAGCGTCGGCCACACCCCTCAGCGCATGCCCATCTGCATTGTTGTAATAACTTGTGTGCCAGAATTTCTTGTTGTGTTTGGATGTTGTTATGAGTGTATTCTTGTAGTGGCAGAGTTGTGTAGCTTGAGTTATGGAAGTACTTATCAGCCTCATGGCGGAGGCGACCCTACAAGTGATCGAGGAGGAGTCTGCTAATGCGGAATATCGACGAAGTCTTAAGCCGGGAATTAATGTTCTGAGACACGGGATACCAAGACCACCGTGTGAGATGGCCGTGTAAAAGAAACCTAATGGAATATCATGTGGTAGGGGTAGCCATCGTCTTGTGGCTGCCCGTCCTGAGGAATCTATATTTAAAAGAAGTTTTGCGGTAACCGGACCTAGCACCAGTCGGTGGTAGAGTCGTGGAAGCAAGTACTGCCTTAATATTACTAGTCGTTGTTGTGGCTTGAGAGCTGCTTTAGAAATGCGTTGCAGCATCTCGAGAACTTCTTTATGAACGGGTAGGGTGCTTCTACCAGTGGCCTCAAAGTGCACTCCCAAATACTTCCATGTAGAGGTAGTCGTAGAAGCAGGTATTTGATCGGTGCCAATATGGAAAACTTAATTTGTAAGAATTTTGGTCTTCTTTTCCCGGGGAGATGGCTGCAGGCTCAGAGAGAAACTTTTCTTTGTATTTATCGTCAATCCTTTACTGGAGAGGAAGTTTTGTAGCATGTCCAGACGTAGTTGAAGGCCTGTGGGTGTTGAGGTCATGATGATGAGGTCGTCGGCGAATGCCATGCAGTCAAGGGAAAGCTCGTCACTTTGGAATGCCGTTCCACAAGTGGGCGTCTGCAGCCACTCGTCTATGACCATATTGAAAAGCAGAGGTGAAAGTGGGTCGCCTTGACGAACTCCGCTAGTAGGATGGACCAGTCGGCTATGGTTCTCGTAACTGAGAACAGTCGTTGCCGTTTCGTAAAAATCTTCGATGTAATAGATGAATTCGGTGCAAAACCCCTTCAGTTGAAGACTATGTATTATGGCGTCAAATGAGACAGAATCGAATGCTTTTGCGACATCTATAGAGGCCATGTATAGAGGACGTTGTCTACGCAAGGCCTCATCCATGTCAGTTGTTAATAGGAGTATGTTTTCTGCGCAGCCATCCACCGGGATGAAAGCTCGCTGACGGTAATCGAATTTCACCGTGCGAACTATACGATTTGCATATATTTTATATAAGTCTGACTAGGATTGGGGAAATGGTTATAGGCCGGAAGTCTCCCGGCATGGATGCTTCGGATTTCTTTGGTAAGAAGATTGTTCTAGCCCCTCTTAGGCAGACAGGTAGCCGCTTGAGGCACATGAGCAGATTGAGGAGTACACGTAGTACCGTAGATGGCACTAGTCGCAGTCTTTTGGCGGAAAGGCCATCGGGACCAGAAGCCGTATTTAGAGGTGGCATGGCAGCCTTTATGTCCTGGGCGGTTATGATACCTAGCGGATTTATTTCTAGAGCACTATTTTGATGGATCTCTGACTGGACATCTGTGGGAGTTGGTCTCTCCATCGTGCCCTGCCTGCAGTCTAGGAACTGATCTATATTGTCTATTTTTGTTTCCGGTATTCCGTCTAGGGTTTCCCGGGCGCAGCGACTTTGCTGCTTTCTAATCCTCTGTTGTGTTTGGGCGTATTCATGACGTCTTTGCTTTCTACGGCTACGACTACCTGGATCCAGGGTTTTTCTTTGTGCCAGTTGTCTGTTCGGTCTATTATCGAAGAAAGTGTCCCGTATGTAGTTATTTATGTCTGTGTGTATATTCAAGCCTTCTATAAACCGTTTGGTGATTTCCCACAGCCGGGATGCTTGCATTGAGCACGGTGGTTGGCTCTGCGTACGAGATCTGAGCTCTTCGAGAGTTTCAGAGTACCAGTCTACGTTATGTTCCAATGGATGAACCGTTTGTAAACCAGTGCTATCACTGGGACATTCTATAACAGATGGGTGGTCTTCATTTGAGTTCAAGCCCCCCACATTCGTATCTACCTGTTCTAAAAGCTCTATAACCAAAGTTCTATACGCCGTTTTTCTTCTATGGGATTTTATCGCATCGAATGTGCGATCTTTGAAATGTTGGTGTAGTGTTTCATTCATGTTGCGAACCTTCTGTTTTGTTAATTGTGCCTCAAGATGGGCCATGAGGAAATCTTCCTCTTTTGACCGCCGTGCTTTGATTCTGTTTGTGTCTATTTCCGCGTTAAATGTGTCAAAGTGCTTTCGTAGTCTATGCAGGCCCAGGCCCGTCTTGGTCGAGAAGTGCCGCGAACACTCGGGGCAGGTATACCCATCTTCACTACAGTCAACTAGTGATTCAcacgctaccacgtcagccggggcgggtGCTGGCCCAGCTCGAGGGCTGCCAGTCCTGTCATTAACAGAACCGGCCGTCGTGGCAACACTGATGATCCCCCCCGCCCCCGTCAGGTGAGGCTACCGAGATGGTAGCCTGGACTGCCATCTCCTCAGCCTGAACGGAGATCGCGATCTGAGTGTGGCCCTCACCTTCCGAAGAGTCAGAGTACCTAACTTTCGGTCTAGCCCCCGTAGGTTCATGACCTGGTCGCAGAAGGCTCTGCTGCCGGTCCTTCTGCTTAGCGCCCACACCACACGAGACTGACCGCAGGAGGCCACTGGATGGGCCAGGCCCAACCCACAGTGAAGCCTCCCCTGCTCGTGGGACGGATGCCAGCCGGCCAGTTCCCTTTGCGATTTCTCCCTGCGCGACGTTGATTGCCGACCTCCTTCGCCCTTTCCTTCCACCACGGGTATTGAAAGCGCTCCCGGGCGGTGCGATAGGATGTTCGGAATCAGTAGAGTCACTTGCAGGGGTACTCTCGCCAGAAGAACTGGGGGTTTCCCTTCCCTGTCTGGGTCTGGTGCCTTCTGATCCTTGTGCTACATGAGCACTATACTGAGATACTTCTTGGATATCATAGTTGGCGTGCATGCTAATGGTTCGCTTTTTATGCACCCCTTCGGCCAAACTGGCGGTCTTGCCCGCCTCCATACTTTGTTCATTATAACCCAGTTCTCGAGGATCTAGTCCTTGAACTGGTTGAACTGTAAAACATGTATTTGGGTTCGAATTTTCACACGAGTGTGGAACTCCGTGTGTTTCATGAATTTCATGTGTCCTCCCATCCAGCTGACGTTTTTGGGAGGACATTGAATCTGAGTCCGTGTTAGAGGTGACTGAGTCCGTGTTGGTATTGACATTTGGGGCTGAGTGCTTGGAGAGTCTACAGTGTTGCAGCAGCCCCCTTTTGGTTTGGAATGTTCGTCTACAAGTTGTACAAATGTTTGAGTCGGATACCAATTCAACCGGGTCTGCAAGAACAGGACCTCTCTGCCTCGTGAACATCCCACGCCCATGCGTCGCTCCCTCAGCCTCCGGGATTGGTGCGGTTACCGCTTGGCGGccgctttcttttgtatttttctttgtaGTTTTCGGGCCAACCCATTTCGGCCCAGGGGGTAGGCAGCCCCGCAGGCCGACTTTTTGCCGCCTCCGTTGCACCACTGAACATGTCTGGTGCGAGAAAACCTCGCCTCTGCATCCAGTAACATGAGCAGGGTAGCAGGGAGCACCACGAGCAGGTGGAGGTCGGACTTGCACCCCAAATCAGAGAGTAataagagagtcatagttactcccgccgtttgcCCGCGCTTTCTTGAAGTttttcacgttgacattcagagcactgggcaaaaatcacattgcgtcagcaccgtcaacggccctcgcaatgctttgttttaattagacagtcggattcccccggtccgtgccagttctgagttggctgttttctgccggccgaagcaagaacctcaggcgcgaagcccacggaaaatgcacagctgtggctttccacaggaaggtgccgacgctggtccgggctcggccgcaccgctttttacggcagcgagcctcgcccagtcccggtgcagtgccgttcctgcttctggaccccagcccgaccgactcagccctcagagccaatcatTTTCCCAAGGTTATGGAtgcgttttgccgacttcccttacctacattggtctatcgactagaggctgttcaccttggagacctgctgcggatgtgggtacggtccggcacgaaaatcacactccctcactcggattttcaagggccgacaggagcgcaccggacagcgcaagagccgcgcTGCTCTACGGAGCCGCcatccctatctcggggtgaacccattccagggactcgatctccttacagagaaaagaaaactcttcccggggctcccaacagcgtctccgagctggtttgcattgcagcactgggtcccgaaggaccgatctccgtagccgggttcgggactgttagcccgattcccttttggctgcagcggggcgtctccgattcacagactgagctgcacaaacgcgcccgcttctgaaaggatttctcctttccctaaggaacGACTGACCCATGTttaactgctgttcacatggaacccttctccacttcagtcctcaaggttctcacttgagtatttcctactaccaccaagatctgcaccagcggcggctccaggcgggctcacgcccgacaccttcaacgccgaccgctgcggccctcctcctcgtcgcggcttagcacgcccacatttcgtgcttttctgccggcgacggctggggataggcgcgacgctagagcgccatccattttcggggctagttgcttcggcaggtgagttgttacacactccttagcggattccgacttccatggccaccgtcctgctgtcttaagcaaccaacacccttcatgggttctcatgagcgtcccgactcgggcgccttaccccggcgtttggttcatccgacagcgccagttctgcttacaaaagtggcccacttggcactctcatcgcagccgGAGGCCTCAACcaagaaggcctcccgtacacccattgaaaatctgagaataggttgaggacgtttcgaccccaatgcctctaatcattcgctttaccaggtgtgactgctctcccatcgagcgccagctatcctgagggaaacttcagagggaaccagctactagatggtttgattggtctttcgcccctatacccaggtcggacaatcgatttgcacgtcagaatcgcgtcagacctccaccagagtttcctctggcctcgtcctgcccgggcatgtttcaccatctttcgggtgccaacgtgtgcgctctcgctccgccctggcgacgagtgagcgcctgggacgggccgttgctgctccctttttcggacccctgtgaggtccgggatcgcaacgcagcccgcaaggggccttcacgtttcattgcaccattgggtttcgagagacccattgactcgcgcacatgttagactccttggtccgtgtttcaagacgggtcgcgtgggttaccgacctactcgccgcaaaccacgatagcgcctccgcgggagaattaccccgctcgcagcggcttctcgccggccaacccgccgccacgggaccaacccggacgacaggagacgacaagcttgcccagcggtttctccgctccgtttccggagggcgtcatcgttcgggcctcccgacagccgggagaagcccatggggccttgacggggtgacgaacttctcgtgcacggcgaggtataactcccgcgagccgtccccgaagggacgggcaggtcacctccatagccggactcagagtcgtacttttcccattgacccgcgtccgtcgcggcgttctaccggcggtgggaagtgcgcaccctgcagaccgcgtctgcgtgccagcagccggaacagcccccgaagggggccgtttacacgacaccgccggctccgcggtcttccggagactgaatcccaccgctttggagcttcgagggcccaccagttttactctaagcggtttcacgtactcttgaactctctcttaaagctcttttcaactttccctcacggtacttgtgaactatcggtctcgcggtcgtatttagccttagatggagtttaccacccgcttagggctgcactctcaagcaacccgactcacgggaggcttcatcccgggcgcgcaacggcggagacgggcctggcacccactctgggacaagcccctgtcaggaggacttgcaccgtcgcaaacacccgagaacgtcgcctcccatacaccacatttcccgaccgcctgcaaggacgggggattcggtgctgggctcggtcccgtttcgctcgcagatactcggggaatccctgttggtttcttttgctccgcttagtgatatgcttaaattcagcgggttgtctcgcctgatctgaggtcgacaacggatacatcgctttcgcccattccagcacgaccgagtacgacgccctgccacgtccttacggacgaggctggcaggcggcacaacgcctgcgcgcgtgcgtcatacgagcggtatgccgaaaaggactcgacacgttcgaaaacccagcgccaaccgagtacgacgccctaccacgtccttcgcccaacacggagctacttatagacgaggctggcaggcggtgaaccgccagcgcgcgtgcggcgcacgagcagttgcgtggtaaacgaccgtgtctgaagcccaaacaccaccgaggcaaagatcgccttagcagcgcgccgcttcagcgggcaccgcaggggcgactaaaacctagCGGGAgacatcgtctcgtgtagcgtcgcccctgccccaactggagtggcccagtctttaggggacagagactgcgaagcacttggaccgacggcggactacgacggaacgcttcagctccgccaacggggcacccacgctctcgaaggagacattttccgtttcgctgcaattctccgccgtgccgtggctcttctcgctcgcagacggcgctttcgcgtcgaaccgctttcgggggccacccttcttctccccgctcctcgcaagaatctgccgattcccattcctgcgaccaAGCctggaagggcgcccacacagctgcggtgacttgaacgagcgaccagctctggagctcgacgtactccGAAGGCAAACAACGCAAATTGCGAtagcgctggctttgcgcacggcgcgggaataggccggcgtttcattcccacgttttccgtgcacgcaagcgtgcgcttccgactctctcgcaaacgtgcgcgctacatggcaacagacgttcgcgcctcgcgcttggaccgctctttccctgcaggtatccgactccatcctgcggcggtctcgCAGGATGGAGTCCAaatctcgcagctggctgcgttcttcatcgacccgagaaccgagtgatgcgccgcttagagtcgtgaaaaatagtttgttcaattcagtacagtacaaccagggttttaggcacgtggcctctccctgtgtgtggtttcgaagagcgcctttcggcgtgcgctcttcccgtctcgctctttcggcggccgcgtctcagcagttgaaagcctaatggcactccactcgtgctactcgcgcgtgtgttttgcgcccacgccttcctcgcttgccctcgaggtaccCTACGCCGTTTGCACGCACTCGAAGctggttttacctgccaaccatccaccaGACCCGTGTGTGTCGTGTGCACGATCACATCGTTGCACGAAAAATTCCAAAAAGCGACAGAGCCATGtgtagggctaagccgctgtggagtctttaacggctacacggccacgggcaggacttcacccccatcgacatgcttcgcttcagtcagcagtaggttcattgaagggcctcaaacgcacacacactttcgcatcggcagatcgccgcggCATAACCGCTgctgatccaacagcctacttgagacgaaagacaagagcacGGCGCGCATAATCGCGCAGCTCTACAAAAccacttgaggcggaagacgaagccagcaagcgCCTGGCCGCAAGTgggttcgaatccgggactacagtccctcgtctgtccgtacttcctctttcgacgtgcggcgtcttcccaaagcgcacaagtccgcttaccgcagaacgcttccgacgtagcaaagccgcgtttccttcggtacttcgcagcaacgccgccttccccacggcggcgggcgaatagcctgcagacgtcgtcgcattaaaccgcgatctcgacatcTCGCGCGTCACGaacaggagccgaccggcagcctccggccctttcggactcggtggcaattgccgcggaggacgggagagcgctttAGGCCAcagttccttccgtacttggcagccacaccctcataccgacagctccatgaccgaccgagcgccacaccgttcctttagtacttgggcggcaacaaagtcgggtcgttactccatactcgccgcaggaagcgaccggcagccgccagccttttcagactcggccgCGTTTGCTGGgaaggacgggagagcgctcgcaccacggttccgtgtgtactAAACGGCAGCGGCATTACCTCTcaaccgtcagttccttgaccgaccgcacgcttcgccgttcccctcgtactgggcaaagcagcaggtcgggtcgccTTACTCCAATTCCGTGCAAGAGGGGcgaagcggacagaaagcccacccagtgtgcgttacgccgtttctacccgcaggcgcggccaagccaaccgtccaaggttgcagccggcgtccactgggtgcaaaaaatttggcacggggcgcccctcaaaattcaggcagtccccggcatgttcgggtatagccgtccccgcgtccaagcggggccagcggcggaaagcgtcgggcgcagcgagcagcttcacccacacggggtagaaacaatggcgctcgtcacccttcacaatccggtaatgatccttccgcaggttcacctacggaaaccttgttacgacttttacttcctctaaatgatcaagtttggtcatccttccaacagaccggcgcaaccgaaaggccgcgccggacatcggtccgaagacctcactaaatcattcaataggtagtagcgacgggcggtatgtacaaagggcagggacgtaatcaacgcgagatTACGACTGGCGCTTACTGGGAactcctcgttcaaggggaacaattgcaagcccctatcccaatcacgaaagaagttccacggttTAGCCAGTCTTTttagacagggataaagacacgctgtttccttcagtgtagcgcgcgtgcggccccggacatctcaGGGCATCACAGACCgtttattgctctgtttcgtgcggctaggagccgcttgtccctctaagaaggttgtaaggtgctgggaaccccgcacctatttaataggttagagtctcgttcgttatcggaattaaccagacaaatcgctccaccaactaagaacggccatgcaccaccatccaccgaatcaagaaagagctctcaatctgttaatcctcccagtgtccgggccgggtaagttttcccgtgttcaGTCAAATTAAGCcacaggctccactcctggtggtgcccttccgccaattcctttaagtttcagctttgcaaccatacttcccccggaacccaaacactttggtttcctggaagctgcccgccgactcatttgagtaactcaggcggatcgctggttggcatcgtttatggtcagaactagagcggtatctgatcgccttcgaacctctgactttcgttcttgatcaaagaaaacattcttggcaaaagcTTCCCGcaagggcgtctgcgtcagcaggcgtttggtgtgttgcgacaccacggacccgagcacacgagggttggaccctcccgcgtgtagccgtgcgcggcttagccgtgtctggggaaaaggggatcctggaggttgagccgatgccgggtgtttggacctttaaggccccccggcggaggcaacacatctctttggcctctgcttcacatagacggcacccccggactgacccaccggggggaaatcggtagttgccttttcctgtctctcactctccctccaaccttcgtctttctcttactttccatctttcctgtctt
The nucleotide sequence above comes from Dermacentor andersoni chromosome 10, qqDerAnde1_hic_scaffold, whole genome shotgun sequence. Encoded proteins:
- the LOC140213508 gene encoding uncharacterized protein; this translates as MLDSLVRVSRRVAWVTDLLAANHDSASAGELPRSQRLLAGQPAATGPTRTTGDDKLAQRFLRSVSGGRHRSGLPTAGRSPWGLDGVTNFSCTARYNSREPSPKGRAGHLHSRTQSRTFPIDPRPSRRSTGGGKCAPCRPRLRASSRNSPRRGPFTRHRRLRGLPETESHRFGASRAHQFYSKRFHVLLNSLLKLFSTFPHGTCELSVSRSYLALDGVYHPLRAALSSNPTHGRLHPGRATAETGLAPTLGQAPVRRTCTVANTRERRLPYTTFPDRLQGRGIRCWARSRFARRYSGNPCWFLLLRLVICLNSAGCLA